Proteins co-encoded in one Methylomonas albis genomic window:
- a CDS encoding PQQ-dependent dehydrogenase, methanol/ethanol family: MLIQQRLSGQQRPSRASQFQLKHVVSSILIGSVCLIGSARAGTDWSTPGGTSDGQRYSALDQINTGNVADLAEEYSVDTGVKGSHMGEPLVIGSTLYVVTPFPNKLIAYDLANKGKVLWTYVPKINKYAKGVHCCDAINRGAAYADGKIVFNLLDNTTVAVNAVTGKEIWRNTTADVRSGVTTSGAPVIVNGKVISGTVSGEMGVRGWVLALDLNTGKELWRGYNTGPDKDVLINSQTKLPYTTAGQNTDLGQKSWPGNTWQQGGSSAWAYLTYDKETDTVFYGTSQPGVWNPDARAPGDNKWGSSIFARDPNTGAVKWVYQTTPHDNWDFDADSENISVTQTINGVAHKLLVHFDKNGFAYALDRETGEIVRADQFIPEVNWASSIDLTTGRPVVNQDKLTHTGKTTFDICPSALGAKGWEPGAFSPKTGLFYMPTFNLCMNMHMLKAEYVYGAPYMAMDMAIAPASDTSYTSELIAWDVTTGKKAFGLREPKAIYGGVLSTGGGLVFYGTQDKVFKAIDARPEQAVNGVPKLLWSKTMECSTVGNPITFTGPDNQQRVAVFSGVGAMAGGFGGGACSAKTGGKVHVYKLP, encoded by the coding sequence ATGCTTATTCAACAACGGCTTAGCGGACAGCAGCGGCCATCGCGAGCGTCTCAATTTCAGCTAAAACACGTAGTGAGCAGTATCTTAATCGGATCAGTATGTTTGATAGGATCGGCACGGGCCGGCACGGACTGGTCCACACCTGGAGGCACTTCGGATGGTCAACGTTATAGTGCGCTAGATCAAATCAATACCGGTAATGTTGCCGATTTGGCCGAAGAATATTCAGTGGATACCGGGGTTAAAGGTAGTCATATGGGCGAGCCATTGGTTATTGGCTCCACGCTTTACGTCGTGACGCCTTTCCCGAATAAATTGATCGCATACGATTTGGCCAACAAAGGTAAGGTCCTGTGGACCTATGTACCCAAGATCAATAAGTACGCCAAAGGCGTGCATTGTTGCGATGCCATCAATCGCGGCGCTGCTTATGCCGATGGCAAAATTGTGTTCAATCTACTCGATAACACCACGGTGGCTGTCAACGCCGTGACCGGCAAGGAAATCTGGCGGAATACTACCGCAGACGTGCGTTCCGGCGTCACGACATCCGGCGCGCCTGTCATCGTCAATGGCAAAGTCATTAGCGGTACCGTCAGCGGAGAAATGGGCGTCAGAGGCTGGGTATTGGCCTTGGATTTGAACACCGGCAAAGAGTTATGGCGTGGCTATAACACCGGGCCCGATAAGGATGTACTGATCAATAGCCAAACCAAATTGCCCTACACAACCGCCGGTCAAAATACTGATTTGGGTCAAAAAAGCTGGCCAGGTAATACTTGGCAACAGGGTGGCAGCTCAGCCTGGGCATATCTAACCTACGATAAAGAAACCGACACCGTGTTCTATGGTACTAGTCAGCCCGGTGTCTGGAACCCAGACGCCCGCGCGCCTGGCGACAACAAATGGGGTTCGTCGATCTTTGCTCGCGACCCGAATACCGGTGCCGTGAAATGGGTTTATCAAACCACGCCTCATGATAACTGGGATTTTGACGCAGACAGCGAAAACATTTCGGTTACCCAAACGATCAACGGTGTGGCACATAAACTTTTGGTGCACTTCGATAAAAACGGTTTTGCCTATGCGCTAGATCGGGAAACCGGCGAAATTGTCAGGGCCGACCAATTTATCCCGGAAGTCAATTGGGCCAGCAGTATAGATTTAACCACCGGTCGTCCTGTGGTCAATCAAGACAAGCTGACTCATACCGGTAAAACCACCTTTGATATTTGTCCGTCAGCCCTGGGTGCGAAAGGTTGGGAACCCGGCGCGTTCTCGCCAAAAACCGGCTTGTTCTACATGCCCACCTTTAATCTGTGTATGAACATGCACATGCTGAAAGCCGAGTACGTATACGGTGCGCCTTACATGGCAATGGATATGGCGATTGCACCAGCTTCCGACACCTCTTATACCAGTGAATTGATTGCCTGGGATGTGACCACCGGTAAGAAAGCCTTTGGCTTGAGAGAGCCCAAGGCCATATACGGCGGGGTGCTCAGCACGGGTGGCGGGCTGGTGTTTTACGGCACCCAAGACAAAGTCTTTAAAGCCATCGATGCCCGTCCGGAGCAAGCGGTTAATGGCGTGCCCAAGCTGTTGTGGTCCAAAACCATGGAGTGCAGTACTGTCGGTAACCCGATCACCTTTACCGGTCCCGACAACCAGCAACGCGTCGCGGTGTTTAGCGGCGTTGGCGCCATGGCGGGCGGTTTTGGCGGCGGAGCCTGCTCGGCCAAGACCGGTGGCAAGGTCCATGTCTATAAACTGCCTTAA
- a CDS encoding KUP/HAK/KT family potassium transporter, whose protein sequence is MGSVVLAITNAETLYADIGYFVLKPIRLAWFIPIKSANDPDRPSPVPHLSSEATTALLESR, encoded by the coding sequence ATGGGTTCTGTTGTGCTGGCTATCACCAACGCAGAAACTCTCTACGCGGACATTGGGTATTTTGTATTGAAGCCTATTCGTCTTGCGTGGTTTATTCCAATTAAATCCGCCAACGACCCCGACCGGCCATCCCCGGTCCCTCATCTGAGCTCGGAAGCGACCACTGCACTGCTCGAATCCAGGTAG
- a CDS encoding phospholipid carrier-dependent glycosyltransferase, producing MGVVGTLVHYSILYALVEFEAFNPVIASGWGALAGLAVNYVLNFKLTFNSSQPHTQTLPKFTLIALIGMGINLALMQILVPRLFYLYAQLMATALVLLWNFFANLFWTFAIDQPRLKRNADLGFSIRTPHPSLALIFLILFIRIATLGLYPLYDPSESRYAEMARKMLETQNWVTPMIDYGVPFWGKPPLTIWLTSLSMEIVGVNDFAARLPSVFLSIGIAWVLFHLAHLQRSVDYARSTLLVLASSVLFFVMSGTVAMDQCMTFGVTLALSGFWLALRHRESLWGYVFFVGLGIGMMAKGPITIVISGLTIGMWTAITGRWNEIWHRIPWIKGTLIMLVISAPWYWLAEQRTPGFWEYFFIGEHWKRFTESGWKGDLYGVGREHARGMIWLYWLAAGFPWTLVLLKKLINTMPGKATKTFFQDSDGWQLYCLLWMLSPVLFFTLSANVIWTYVLPGLPGLALLVAGWVEQSKKYRAALTMCVPVSFFALVLIYQLPDVEFYKSQKHIADAFLRESGPDEQLIYISERPFSAQFYLPGKTLELTNFDALQQSLRQANRHFYVLNQQLFDMLSDAMKQQLKPVKIAGRYTLFETVSAN from the coding sequence GTGGGCGTCGTTGGGACGCTTGTTCATTATTCAATTCTTTATGCCCTAGTCGAGTTTGAAGCTTTTAACCCGGTCATAGCGTCCGGATGGGGCGCCTTGGCGGGTTTGGCTGTGAATTATGTTTTAAATTTCAAGCTGACATTCAATTCTAGTCAGCCTCACACGCAGACTCTGCCTAAATTCACCCTTATCGCATTGATTGGCATGGGTATTAATTTGGCGTTGATGCAAATCTTGGTACCGCGTTTGTTTTACCTCTATGCGCAATTAATGGCTACCGCTCTGGTTTTGCTCTGGAATTTTTTTGCCAATCTGTTCTGGACCTTTGCCATTGATCAACCTCGTCTTAAACGCAACGCTGATCTAGGGTTCTCGATCAGAACACCTCATCCGAGCTTGGCACTGATTTTCCTAATTCTGTTTATTCGTATTGCAACTCTGGGCCTTTATCCGCTTTACGATCCATCGGAATCGCGCTACGCGGAAATGGCCCGCAAGATGTTGGAAACCCAGAATTGGGTAACGCCGATGATTGATTATGGTGTCCCTTTCTGGGGTAAGCCACCTCTAACAATATGGCTGACCTCGCTAAGCATGGAGATTGTCGGCGTAAACGATTTTGCTGCCCGGCTACCGTCTGTATTCTTATCTATTGGTATTGCTTGGGTGCTGTTTCATTTAGCCCATTTGCAGCGGAGCGTCGACTACGCGCGTTCCACGCTTTTAGTTCTGGCCAGCTCCGTGCTGTTTTTTGTCATGTCGGGCACAGTCGCAATGGACCAATGCATGACTTTCGGTGTCACCCTTGCTCTTTCCGGGTTTTGGTTGGCATTAAGGCATCGCGAATCTTTATGGGGTTATGTGTTTTTTGTCGGTCTGGGCATTGGCATGATGGCAAAGGGACCGATTACCATCGTAATTTCCGGACTGACTATTGGCATGTGGACCGCCATTACTGGACGCTGGAACGAGATTTGGCATCGGATTCCCTGGATTAAAGGTACTTTAATAATGCTGGTCATTTCCGCACCTTGGTATTGGTTGGCCGAACAGCGTACGCCGGGGTTTTGGGAATATTTCTTTATTGGTGAACATTGGAAGCGCTTTACGGAGAGCGGTTGGAAGGGGGATTTATATGGTGTGGGCCGCGAACATGCCAGGGGCATGATCTGGCTTTATTGGTTAGCCGCCGGTTTTCCTTGGACTTTGGTTTTGCTGAAGAAGCTAATCAACACGATGCCAGGCAAGGCGACCAAAACTTTTTTCCAAGACAGTGATGGCTGGCAACTGTATTGCCTGTTGTGGATGCTGTCACCGGTCTTATTTTTCACGCTGTCTGCCAACGTCATCTGGACATATGTGTTGCCAGGCCTGCCGGGCTTGGCTTTGTTGGTGGCGGGCTGGGTTGAGCAATCAAAAAAATACCGGGCGGCTCTGACAATGTGTGTGCCCGTATCGTTTTTTGCGTTAGTGCTCATTTACCAACTGCCTGATGTGGAGTTTTATAAGTCGCAAAAACATATTGCCGATGCTTTTCTGCGCGAATCAGGTCCTGATGAGCAACTCATTTATATCAGTGAACGGCCATTTTCCGCCCAATTCTATTTGCCCGGTAAAACCCTGGAATTGACGAATTTCGACGCATTACAGCAAAGCCTACGGCAGGCTAATAGACATTTTTATGTCCTCAATCAGCAGTTATTCGACATGCTCTCCGACGCTATGAAACAGCAGCTTAAGCCGGTCAAAATCGCTGGTCGATACACCTTGTTTGAAACCGTTTCGGCTAATTGA
- a CDS encoding carbohydrate deacetylase, which translates to MAHCQPIRLIVNSDDYGYYPSVSRGILELAADNKISATGILGNSPDLDHQLARLQEVPHLDVGVHLNLSHGRPLTAAMADKLAKHNGQFPSTYMMSLMILTGQVGVNDIRNEWRAQIEACRGRTIRFLNSHEHIHMLPVLFALTLELAQDYRVEHIRLTNPEWLLPIELAGLVRNTVMQCLTMINRLRFNVRTFPLLGIGQSGRLSLEYLASRFATLNPGWTYELMCHPGYFDATHITNRKLTSYHDWEGELRLLRSQEIQKLYQKYRIQLSHYE; encoded by the coding sequence ATGGCTCATTGTCAACCGATTCGATTGATCGTTAACTCTGATGATTACGGTTACTACCCTAGTGTCAGTCGCGGAATCCTTGAATTGGCAGCCGACAACAAAATATCGGCTACTGGCATCCTCGGCAATAGCCCCGATTTAGACCATCAACTAGCTAGATTGCAAGAGGTTCCGCATCTTGATGTTGGGGTTCATCTCAATTTAAGCCATGGGCGCCCTTTAACGGCAGCCATGGCCGATAAGCTAGCGAAACACAATGGTCAGTTCCCCTCGACTTACATGATGAGTTTGATGATCTTGACCGGTCAGGTCGGCGTTAATGACATTCGCAACGAATGGCGAGCACAAATAGAGGCTTGCCGTGGCCGAACTATACGTTTTTTAAATTCCCACGAACACATCCACATGTTACCCGTACTGTTTGCTCTAACACTGGAGCTAGCCCAAGACTATCGGGTGGAACATATCAGGTTAACCAACCCGGAATGGTTGTTACCTATAGAACTAGCCGGGCTGGTAAGAAATACGGTGATGCAATGCCTGACGATGATTAACCGGCTTAGATTCAACGTCCGCACCTTTCCTCTGCTGGGAATCGGTCAAAGCGGAAGGCTCAGCCTGGAATACTTGGCAAGCCGGTTTGCAACACTCAATCCCGGTTGGACATATGAACTAATGTGCCATCCCGGCTATTTCGATGCCACCCATATAACAAATCGCAAGTTAACAAGTTATCACGATTGGGAGGGCGAATTGAGATTGCTGCGTAGCCAGGAAATTCAAAAACTTTATCAAAAATACCGCATTCAATTAAGCCACTATGAGTAA
- a CDS encoding glycosyltransferase family 2 protein, whose protein sequence is MSNNILISNKGPVLSVVVPAYNESVGIEKALTEIISILFSCKVDWEIIVVDDGSKDDTYQKVCRLAQFEPRIKAISLSRNFGKEGAIFAGLEHATGEAVITIDADLQHPPVLIPDLLEKWQQGVQIVHAVKRARSQESMEKKARAYCINKLISGLGGININNSSDYKLLDAEIVDIIIHQLPERERFYRGLTSWLGFKEEYVYFDVDTRQGDKSKWSFLALLELAITALTSFTVLPLRIVTILGITTLVLGITVASEAIWSLFTGQAVSGFATTIICLLIIGSFIMISLGIIGEYIAKIYEEVKQRPLYLMKASVGFDERIAEKSLNSEYKRSAMR, encoded by the coding sequence ATGAGTAACAATATCTTGATTTCGAATAAAGGTCCGGTGCTGAGCGTCGTGGTTCCAGCCTATAACGAAAGTGTGGGCATAGAGAAAGCACTAACCGAGATTATCTCGATTTTATTTAGCTGCAAAGTCGATTGGGAGATTATCGTGGTTGATGACGGTAGCAAAGATGACACCTATCAAAAGGTTTGTCGCCTTGCTCAGTTCGAACCTCGTATCAAAGCCATCTCATTGAGCCGAAACTTCGGCAAGGAAGGGGCAATCTTTGCCGGGCTAGAACATGCCACTGGCGAAGCAGTGATTACCATCGATGCCGATCTTCAGCACCCACCTGTTTTGATTCCGGATTTGTTGGAAAAATGGCAACAGGGCGTGCAAATCGTGCATGCAGTAAAGCGTGCGCGCAGTCAAGAGTCTATGGAAAAGAAGGCCAGGGCCTATTGTATCAATAAACTGATTTCTGGCTTGGGGGGCATAAATATCAATAATTCTTCAGACTATAAGTTACTGGATGCTGAGATTGTCGACATCATTATCCACCAACTTCCGGAACGAGAACGTTTTTATCGCGGATTGACGAGTTGGCTTGGTTTTAAAGAGGAATACGTTTACTTTGATGTCGATACTCGCCAAGGCGATAAAAGCAAATGGTCTTTCTTGGCATTATTGGAATTAGCGATAACCGCGTTGACGTCGTTTACTGTGTTGCCACTGCGTATTGTCACTATTTTAGGGATTACAACATTGGTACTGGGAATTACCGTAGCCAGTGAAGCGATTTGGTCTTTGTTTACTGGTCAAGCGGTATCTGGATTTGCCACAACTATTATTTGCCTGCTCATAATTGGCAGTTTTATTATGATCAGCTTGGGCATTATTGGCGAATATATCGCCAAAATATATGAAGAAGTCAAACAGAGACCACTGTATTTAATGAAAGCAAGCGTAGGCTTCGACGAAAGGATCGCTGAAAAATCATTGAACTCCGAGTATAAACGTAGCGCAATGCGTTAA
- a CDS encoding glycosyltransferase family 39 protein → MLAVKIDNLNIFLKRNADFALAGNRDTRQLIGFLLVYWLAWTITVAILSESIVLDSVEQVIWSQTWQWGYYKHPPLPSILMAGLNWLLNGPSIGLTIFAAQGCTVIALIYVWRLARKMLPLHLAITAVLLTSLIGYHNYKPTSFDHNTVSLPFSAAVLYYFYRAIHEPQRILNWLTLGLVAGLAMLTKYSALLVIAGPFVYLIWQNIWSNPFIIRGLFISASIFTLVLFPHVLWLSHHNWLPFSYFYGELNLLNSRFDILGRFFIGQMLPFLPFFIGFFWIRKLSVKQSMPTEVLYINHRDSDWRFLMATLITPNLLALLPTLLNGSFLSRDWVSAFFLPSGILIVKCFFDKYNHQRILANTRHIVWSCQITILLLFAIGKIIYPKVAGLDVRTNFPGKLLAERVSEIWQQHQGQPLNIVIADTWLAGNLLLHTRPEPTALLNNDLSISTWLTQQDLKNCGAMVLTTIETRDSSNYSEVFNHAMAAGSFSLLWGNLPHDYAWAILSPESDAKNCRLNHG, encoded by the coding sequence TTGTTAGCTGTAAAAATAGATAATTTAAATATTTTTCTGAAACGAAATGCTGATTTTGCTCTTGCCGGGAATAGGGATACTCGTCAGTTAATCGGTTTTTTATTGGTGTATTGGCTAGCTTGGACAATAACAGTTGCGATATTGTCCGAATCGATTGTTTTAGACAGCGTCGAACAGGTGATTTGGTCTCAAACGTGGCAATGGGGCTATTATAAGCATCCGCCACTACCATCAATATTGATGGCAGGCCTCAATTGGCTATTAAACGGACCATCGATAGGCTTGACGATTTTCGCTGCGCAGGGTTGTACGGTGATTGCTTTGATCTATGTCTGGCGACTGGCGAGGAAAATGCTGCCACTTCATTTAGCGATTACTGCAGTTCTACTCACTTCCTTGATTGGCTATCACAATTACAAGCCAACCTCATTTGATCACAATACCGTTTCTTTGCCTTTTTCCGCCGCGGTTTTGTACTACTTTTACCGCGCTATTCATGAACCACAACGTATCCTTAATTGGCTGACATTGGGTTTGGTCGCCGGATTGGCGATGCTAACCAAATACAGCGCCTTACTGGTTATTGCCGGTCCGTTTGTCTATTTGATCTGGCAAAATATCTGGTCGAATCCATTCATCATTCGTGGATTATTCATAAGCGCATCGATATTTACCCTAGTACTTTTTCCTCATGTGCTTTGGTTGTCGCATCATAACTGGCTACCCTTCAGTTATTTTTATGGCGAATTAAACCTGTTAAACAGTCGGTTTGATATTCTTGGTCGATTTTTTATTGGGCAAATGCTACCGTTTTTACCGTTTTTTATAGGTTTTTTTTGGATTAGAAAACTTAGTGTAAAACAAAGTATGCCAACTGAAGTTTTGTATATAAATCATCGGGATTCGGATTGGCGTTTCTTGATGGCCACGCTTATTACACCAAACCTACTTGCGCTCTTACCGACACTATTAAACGGCAGCTTTTTGAGCAGAGACTGGGTCAGTGCCTTTTTCTTGCCGTCGGGTATTTTAATTGTTAAATGTTTTTTTGATAAATATAATCACCAACGGATATTGGCTAATACCCGTCATATAGTCTGGTCATGTCAAATCACGATTTTATTGCTCTTTGCCATTGGAAAGATAATTTACCCGAAAGTAGCCGGACTCGATGTCCGGACCAATTTTCCCGGTAAATTATTGGCGGAACGCGTCTCAGAAATCTGGCAACAACATCAAGGACAGCCCTTAAACATAGTCATTGCGGATACTTGGTTAGCCGGTAATTTATTGCTGCACACCCGCCCTGAGCCCACTGCGTTACTGAATAATGACTTGAGTATATCAACCTGGCTAACTCAGCAGGATCTGAAAAACTGCGGCGCCATGGTGCTGACGACCATAGAAACAAGAGATTCTTCAAATTATTCAGAAGTGTTTAACCATGCCATGGCAGCCGGTTCGTTTTCTCTGCTATGGGGTAATTTGCCGCACGACTATGCATGGGCTATTTTGTCACCCGAATCGGACGCTAAAAATTGTCGATTGAATCACGGCTGA
- a CDS encoding phosphate-starvation-inducible PsiE family protein yields the protein MKPELLIKFLKGFNDFLHVLMAIALAIASLMVVWESIQEFIVENQVHHLGLGFAFLHALATLFLVWTFSSLIAAEISYVQTGSIHLRVFVDVAMITLMRQIIIAPVKSAGSNLPSDEVFDPWQYGLLLLALLITGIVHKLVGDTEIEKAK from the coding sequence ATGAAACCAGAACTATTGATCAAATTTCTCAAAGGCTTTAATGACTTTCTGCATGTCTTGATGGCTATTGCATTAGCTATAGCCAGTTTGATGGTTGTTTGGGAGTCTATCCAGGAATTCATTGTCGAAAATCAAGTTCATCACTTGGGATTAGGCTTTGCTTTCTTGCATGCCTTGGCTACGCTGTTCCTGGTTTGGACCTTCTCTAGTCTGATTGCAGCGGAAATCAGTTATGTGCAAACTGGCTCCATCCATCTGAGAGTTTTCGTCGATGTGGCCATGATTACCTTGATGCGACAAATCATAATTGCGCCGGTCAAATCGGCGGGTAGCAATTTACCAAGCGACGAAGTGTTTGATCCTTGGCAATATGGCTTGTTACTTCTGGCTTTATTGATTACCGGCATCGTGCATAAGTTGGTGGGGGATACTGAAATTGAGAAAGCAAAGTAA
- a CDS encoding VIT1/CCC1 transporter family protein — protein sequence MRHSELHRAHRIGWLRAAVLGANDGIVSTSSLVIGVAAAHTDFHAILVSGTAGLVAGAMSMAAGEYVSVSSQVDTEQADLKREAQELADNHPHEVNELKAIYIDRGLEPLLAQQVAEQLMHHDALAAHARDELGLTEITTARPLQAALISALTFSLGALLPLVMVMIFPYLPLAHVNQLIIDVTASDTMPVIVTVGTVSLVSLMSLGGFSALVGGSAVYTAVARVTFWGMLSMGITAGVGLLFGVVSG from the coding sequence TTGAGACATTCTGAATTACATCGCGCCCATCGAATCGGCTGGTTACGCGCAGCGGTCTTAGGCGCTAACGATGGCATCGTCTCAACATCAAGCCTGGTGATTGGTGTCGCGGCTGCGCATACCGATTTTCACGCCATATTGGTCAGTGGGACGGCAGGCTTAGTGGCCGGTGCCATGTCTATGGCAGCGGGGGAATACGTCTCTGTTAGTTCCCAAGTCGATACCGAGCAAGCAGACCTGAAACGGGAAGCGCAAGAGTTGGCAGACAATCACCCTCATGAGGTGAATGAACTGAAAGCGATATATATCGACAGAGGTTTAGAACCTTTACTGGCTCAACAGGTAGCCGAACAACTGATGCATCACGACGCCTTGGCGGCACATGCTCGGGATGAGTTAGGGTTAACCGAAATAACAACAGCGCGTCCGTTGCAGGCAGCGTTAATCTCCGCACTGACGTTTTCATTAGGGGCTCTGTTACCCCTTGTCATGGTCATGATTTTCCCTTATTTGCCTTTGGCACACGTCAATCAGCTCATTATTGACGTAACGGCGTCGGATACCATGCCGGTGATTGTGACAGTCGGTACGGTTTCGCTGGTATCCCTAATGTCGCTAGGCGGTTTCTCCGCATTAGTGGGTGGCTCGGCTGTTTATACCGCTGTTGCTCGTGTGACATTTTGGGGCATGTTATCGATGGGTATTACTGCGGGTGTTGGTTTATTGTTCGGAGTCGTGAGCGGGTGA
- a CDS encoding cytochrome b/b6 domain-containing protein, whose product MIGKKESVKVWGPLIRIGHWALVIAFFTAYLTEDDLMPIHVWAGYVVAGYLVMRIVWGFFGGKYVRFSHFVYSPARIADYLKNLITRQPQHYIGHNPAGGIMVIALLLSLTGTALTGMKLYAVEDNKGPFALSAEQLQAQTQSASLISAANAEGIKDDDDDDKSTAVDATYKVDKQSEEFWEELHEFFANLTLLLVFLHILGVIVSSYVDKEKLVKAMLTGKKDIDDTYQ is encoded by the coding sequence ATGATAGGCAAAAAAGAATCTGTAAAAGTTTGGGGACCTTTGATTCGTATTGGACACTGGGCTTTGGTAATTGCATTTTTTACGGCGTATTTGACCGAAGATGATCTCATGCCTATCCATGTCTGGGCAGGCTATGTCGTGGCGGGTTATTTGGTCATGCGCATAGTGTGGGGCTTTTTCGGCGGCAAGTATGTCCGCTTCAGTCATTTCGTCTATTCGCCAGCTAGGATAGCTGACTATTTGAAAAATCTAATCACCCGTCAACCCCAGCATTATATCGGCCACAATCCGGCTGGAGGGATCATGGTGATTGCATTGTTACTTAGCTTGACAGGTACAGCTTTGACCGGCATGAAGTTATATGCGGTTGAGGACAACAAAGGTCCGTTCGCTCTATCCGCCGAGCAATTGCAAGCCCAAACACAATCAGCCTCACTGATTTCCGCTGCCAACGCAGAAGGCATCAAGGACGACGATGACGATGACAAATCCACAGCTGTGGATGCCACTTACAAGGTGGATAAGCAAAGTGAAGAGTTTTGGGAGGAATTACATGAGTTTTTCGCCAACCTGACGCTGTTATTAGTGTTCTTGCACATTTTGGGCGTTATCGTTTCCAGTTACGTCGACAAAGAGAAATTGGTTAAAGCGATGCTCACTGGCAAAAAAGACATTGATGATACTTACCAATAG
- a CDS encoding helix-turn-helix transcriptional regulator: MALIDDNKRFSQWAIAISLFVFVLIALDLFGDYRDGVSWTHVLTEVIILILSLAGIVYFGRLYHQFSKSKIDVLTHDLALAHQQAQQWRDANRELIAGLAVQIRKQFGLWQLTPAESEVGLLMLKGLSHSEIANVRNASERTIRDQARAIYRKAGVTGRTELSAFFLEDLLLPR; the protein is encoded by the coding sequence ATGGCATTAATCGACGATAACAAACGTTTTAGCCAATGGGCTATTGCCATCAGTTTGTTTGTTTTCGTGCTAATTGCACTGGATCTATTCGGTGACTATCGAGACGGGGTATCTTGGACCCATGTACTCACAGAAGTGATCATTCTGATACTTTCATTAGCAGGTATTGTCTACTTTGGTCGGCTTTACCATCAATTTTCAAAATCCAAGATTGATGTGTTAACGCATGATTTGGCTTTAGCTCATCAACAAGCTCAGCAATGGCGCGATGCCAATCGTGAACTTATTGCGGGTTTGGCTGTGCAAATCCGAAAACAGTTTGGTCTGTGGCAGCTAACCCCTGCCGAATCTGAAGTCGGGCTTTTGATGTTAAAAGGACTCAGCCATAGCGAAATTGCCAATGTGCGCAATGCAAGCGAGCGCACCATACGCGATCAAGCCCGTGCGATTTACCGAAAAGCAGGTGTGACAGGGCGCACTGAGCTATCCGCTTTCTTTTTGGAAGATTTGCTACTACCTCGCTAG